In Caldicellulosiruptor obsidiansis OB47, a single window of DNA contains:
- a CDS encoding calcium-translocating P-type ATPase, PMCA-type: MVYRYSGKDDKTTMVNNLKSFEKGLSFKEAEENLERFGINEIEIEKRKKPLSIFLDQFRDILVLILAVSTALSFLLGEFLDAIVIFFLIILNGTLGFIQEYKAERALESLKNYISYKAKVIRDGKLEVIEAKYVTVRDIVVIEEGDRIPADGILVEGYSLKVDESILTGESIAVDKDVHTENKLYMGTYVVKGKGLMRVTSIGLNTKMGQIAKVLGETHETKTPLQVRLNQLGKILAVICIAICSVIVILGIIRKQNIYDMFMIGISLAVAAIPEGLPAVVTITLAIGVQRMAKKNALVRKLSSVETLGCVNVICSDKTGTLTENKMTVKRIETVDMSIEVEGTGYDLKGRILLNGRIVKNQLLDYIMMCAVNCNNAELEKIRNDLRTSGDPTEIALLVLAKKYKEYIKREEKVAEIPFDSNKRYMGVTVRYGDNSILFVKGAYESLIGRCKFYMCQDGTIKELTSNEKRIIAKKNELMCSAALRVLLMCMKFNSQDVDNMIFLGLIGMIDPPKRGVKLAINKARKAGVKTVMITGDHKLTAFAIARELGISESFEEVVTGEELEKDEKFIEKNIDNISVFARVDPLCKLKIVRLLKRKGNIVAMTGDGVNDAPAVKEADIGIAMGISGSDVTKEAASMILLDDNYATIVHAIEEGRVIYDNIKKFVKYLLACNIGEVLIMLFTSILNLPTALLPMQILWVNLVTDGLPAAALSLSRGDEDLMKRKPRPKKESLFAGGLMQEIILRGISIGVFATLSFYLPLLKGYDLKTARTVAFATLVISQLIFAFECSTNKRNILSMLFGNIYLLIAVILSFVLFLLVIYIPQLGIVFEVSSLKSLEWVIIIICSLFPSLLHNIFAKNI, translated from the coding sequence ATTGTTTATAGATATTCAGGCAAGGATGATAAAACCACGATGGTGAACAATCTTAAAAGCTTTGAAAAAGGGCTTTCTTTCAAAGAAGCTGAAGAAAATTTGGAAAGATTTGGTATAAACGAGATTGAAATTGAAAAAAGAAAGAAACCTCTTTCAATATTTTTAGACCAGTTCAGAGATATTCTGGTTCTGATTTTGGCTGTGTCTACAGCTTTATCATTTTTGCTTGGCGAGTTTTTAGATGCTATTGTTATCTTTTTCCTTATAATTTTAAACGGAACGCTGGGGTTTATTCAGGAATACAAAGCCGAAAGAGCTTTGGAATCATTAAAAAACTATATTTCCTACAAAGCAAAAGTCATAAGAGACGGGAAATTAGAAGTAATTGAAGCAAAATATGTAACAGTAAGAGACATTGTAGTAATTGAAGAGGGAGACAGAATTCCAGCAGATGGAATATTAGTCGAAGGATATTCACTGAAAGTTGATGAGTCTATCTTAACAGGTGAGTCTATAGCCGTGGACAAGGATGTTCACACTGAGAATAAACTTTATATGGGCACATACGTAGTCAAAGGTAAGGGTTTGATGAGGGTTACTTCAATAGGGCTTAACACCAAAATGGGACAAATAGCAAAGGTACTGGGAGAAACACATGAGACCAAAACACCTTTGCAAGTCAGATTAAACCAGCTTGGCAAAATACTTGCTGTAATTTGTATTGCTATATGCAGTGTAATAGTAATACTGGGAATAATTAGAAAACAAAATATCTACGATATGTTTATGATAGGAATAAGTTTAGCAGTTGCAGCAATTCCTGAAGGTCTTCCTGCTGTTGTAACAATTACCTTGGCAATAGGGGTTCAGCGTATGGCAAAGAAAAATGCACTTGTAAGAAAGCTTTCATCTGTTGAGACCTTAGGGTGTGTAAATGTTATTTGTTCAGACAAAACAGGGACTTTGACAGAGAACAAGATGACTGTGAAAAGGATAGAGACAGTTGACATGAGCATAGAGGTTGAAGGGACAGGGTATGATTTGAAAGGAAGGATTCTTTTAAACGGCCGAATTGTAAAAAATCAGCTTCTTGATTACATAATGATGTGTGCTGTTAACTGCAACAATGCAGAGTTAGAAAAAATCAGAAATGACTTAAGAACAAGCGGTGACCCAACTGAAATAGCACTTTTGGTTTTGGCAAAAAAATATAAAGAGTATATAAAAAGAGAAGAAAAAGTGGCAGAAATACCTTTCGATTCTAACAAACGGTATATGGGTGTAACAGTAAGATATGGTGATAATAGTATTTTATTTGTCAAAGGTGCATATGAGAGCTTGATTGGAAGATGCAAGTTTTATATGTGTCAAGATGGGACAATAAAAGAACTTACCTCCAATGAAAAGAGGATAATTGCCAAGAAAAATGAACTGATGTGCAGTGCAGCATTGAGAGTTTTGCTTATGTGCATGAAATTTAATTCACAAGATGTAGATAATATGATTTTTTTAGGACTTATTGGAATGATAGACCCACCTAAAAGAGGTGTCAAGCTTGCAATTAATAAGGCAAGAAAAGCTGGAGTTAAAACAGTTATGATAACTGGCGACCATAAACTTACAGCGTTTGCAATAGCAAGAGAACTTGGAATTTCAGAAAGCTTTGAAGAGGTTGTTACAGGTGAGGAGCTTGAAAAAGATGAGAAGTTTATCGAGAAAAATATTGACAATATTTCAGTATTTGCGAGGGTAGACCCGCTTTGCAAACTGAAAATTGTAAGACTTTTAAAAAGAAAAGGAAACATTGTTGCCATGACAGGCGATGGAGTAAATGACGCACCAGCGGTCAAAGAAGCAGATATTGGTATTGCTATGGGAATAAGTGGGAGTGATGTTACAAAAGAAGCTGCTTCAATGATATTGCTTGATGATAATTATGCCACAATTGTTCATGCTATTGAAGAGGGAAGAGTTATATATGACAATATAAAAAAGTTTGTTAAATATCTTCTTGCTTGTAATATTGGTGAGGTATTGATAATGCTTTTTACTTCAATATTAAATTTGCCAACTGCACTCTTGCCCATGCAAATTTTGTGGGTAAATCTTGTGACAGATGGTCTTCCCGCAGCAGCCCTTTCTCTTTCCAGAGGCGATGAAGACTTAATGAAGAGAAAGCCAAGACCAAAAAAAGAAAGCCTTTTTGCAGGTGGACTAATGCAGGAGATAATATTGAGAGGTATTTCAATTGGGGTATTTGCAACTTTATCATTCTATTTGCCCCTTTTAAAAGGTTATGACCTCAAAACAGCAAGAACAGTTGCATTTGCTACGCTTGTAATATCTCAACTCATTTTTGCCTTTGAGTGTTCAACAAATAAAAGAAACATACTCTCGATGTTGTTTGGGAACATATATCTTTTAATTGCTGTAATTTTATCATTTGTTTTATTTTTACTGGTAATATATATACCACAGCTGGGTATAGTATTTGAAGTGAGTTCCTTGAAAAGTCTCGAATGGGTTATTATCATAATCTGCTCATTATTTCCATCTTTGCTTCATAATATATTTGCAAAAAATATCTAA
- a CDS encoding FAD-dependent oxidoreductase — translation MKIVIIGGVAAGASAATKARRTNENAQIVLLEQGEYVSFANCGLPYYVGGTIPKRDSLLVVREELFRKRYNIDVRTLSQVTKINRSKKTVTVLDKRNNTTYEESYDKLIIATGARPFVLPFLKDCKNSYTCFTLYDVDKIKEAFSAAPVKKAVVIGAGYIGMELAEQLNLLGVDCTIVELKSSILPQFDKEMTNPVVYTLKEKGVDVKTGVSVVDADVIDGVAKRLKLSNGEEIECDVVFQTAGVIPNVELAREAGLEVNRGIVVNNKMQTSDPDIYAAGDAVEVKSIITGKNVWIPLAGPANKQGRVAGCNAAGGNLEFKGVVGSSIIKVFDWALAKVGLSETECKDQGLNYNVTIVHPLHHAGYYPGGKQLTIKLIFDSTTGRIYGAQVIGKEGVDKRADVIATAIYAGLTVFDLENLDLVYAPPFSSAKDPVIMAGMTASNIIRGEVKNILPDRVFEHLDNPDYIILDVRTPEEYEFGHIKGAVNIPVDELRNRLSELPKDKKIIVYCGVGFRSYHGCLILKANGFDCLNMSGGWTSWRMYYPDMVE, via the coding sequence ATGAAAATTGTGATAATCGGTGGAGTTGCAGCTGGAGCATCGGCAGCCACAAAAGCCAGAAGAACAAATGAAAATGCTCAGATTGTACTACTTGAGCAGGGAGAGTATGTATCATTTGCAAACTGCGGTCTTCCGTACTATGTTGGTGGAACAATCCCAAAAAGAGATAGCTTGCTTGTTGTGAGAGAAGAGCTGTTCAGGAAAAGATATAACATTGATGTTCGCACGTTATCCCAAGTTACAAAAATCAACAGAAGTAAGAAAACTGTGACCGTTTTAGACAAAAGAAATAATACAACATATGAGGAAAGCTATGACAAGCTTATCATTGCAACAGGTGCAAGACCTTTTGTTTTACCTTTTTTGAAAGATTGCAAAAACTCTTACACATGTTTTACACTCTATGATGTTGATAAAATAAAAGAGGCTTTCTCTGCAGCTCCAGTAAAAAAAGCGGTTGTAATTGGAGCGGGCTATATTGGCATGGAACTTGCTGAGCAGCTAAATCTTCTGGGTGTCGACTGTACAATTGTTGAACTAAAAAGTTCTATTTTGCCTCAGTTTGACAAAGAGATGACAAACCCTGTTGTATATACGTTAAAAGAAAAAGGTGTTGATGTGAAAACGGGCGTATCTGTGGTTGATGCAGATGTTATTGACGGGGTTGCAAAGAGGTTAAAACTTTCGAACGGTGAAGAGATAGAATGCGATGTTGTTTTTCAGACAGCAGGTGTGATACCAAATGTTGAACTTGCAAGAGAAGCAGGTCTTGAAGTGAACAGGGGAATTGTGGTAAATAACAAGATGCAGACCTCTGACCCTGACATTTATGCAGCCGGCGATGCGGTTGAAGTAAAAAGTATTATCACAGGCAAAAATGTATGGATTCCTTTGGCAGGACCTGCAAACAAGCAGGGAAGAGTTGCTGGGTGCAATGCAGCAGGCGGAAATTTGGAATTCAAAGGAGTTGTGGGTAGTTCTATTATCAAGGTATTTGACTGGGCTTTGGCAAAGGTTGGGCTTAGCGAAACTGAGTGTAAAGACCAAGGACTTAATTACAATGTGACCATTGTTCATCCTCTTCATCATGCTGGTTACTATCCTGGAGGAAAGCAGCTGACAATAAAACTTATATTTGACAGCACAACTGGCAGAATTTATGGTGCACAGGTTATTGGGAAAGAAGGAGTAGACAAAAGAGCTGATGTTATTGCAACTGCAATATATGCAGGTTTGACTGTATTTGATTTGGAAAATCTTGATCTTGTGTATGCGCCGCCATTTTCGTCTGCAAAAGACCCTGTGATAATGGCTGGCATGACAGCTTCTAATATAATACGTGGAGAGGTTAAAAATATTTTGCCTGATAGAGTATTTGAACATCTTGATAACCCAGATTATATTATTTTAGATGTAAGAACACCAGAAGAGTACGAGTTTGGACATATAAAGGGAGCAGTAAATATTCCTGTAGATGAGCTGAGAAATAGACTGAGTGAACTTCCAAAGGACAAGAAGATTATTGTTTACTGTGGTGTTGGATTCAGGTCATACCATGGATGTTTGATTTTAAAAGCAAATGGTTTTGATTGTTTGAATATGAGCGGTGGCTGGACGTCATGGAGAATGTACTATCCTGATATGGTAGAGTAA
- the ispD gene encoding 2-C-methyl-D-erythritol 4-phosphate cytidylyltransferase: MKICAILCAAGKGTRFGGDTPKQFLFLKGKMIIEYSLEMFEKSRFIDGVVLLVPQGFEDIARSLKEKYSKVVYWDYGGKERADTVKKGLEILKNKCDIVAIHDAARPFITLQLIEKLVKEVEVHFAVAPGILAKDTVKFVVDGHIQKTLPRSNICLIQTPQVFKFDLIYKGYEMFKNELFTDDLQYVELMGIKPKIIENSSVNFKITTKEDLLIAEAVVEKGYW, from the coding sequence GTGAAAATATGCGCTATTTTGTGTGCGGCAGGTAAAGGCACAAGGTTTGGGGGGGATACCCCCAAACAATTTTTATTTTTAAAGGGTAAGATGATAATTGAATATTCTCTTGAAATGTTTGAAAAATCGCGTTTTATTGATGGAGTTGTGCTGCTTGTACCTCAAGGTTTTGAAGATATTGCAAGGAGTTTGAAAGAAAAATACAGTAAAGTTGTTTATTGGGATTATGGAGGAAAAGAGCGAGCAGACACTGTAAAAAAGGGATTGGAGATTTTAAAAAACAAGTGTGATATTGTTGCAATCCACGATGCTGCAAGGCCTTTTATCACTTTACAGCTGATTGAAAAGCTTGTTAAAGAGGTTGAGGTTCATTTTGCAGTTGCACCTGGCATTTTGGCAAAGGATACTGTAAAGTTTGTAGTTGATGGTCACATTCAAAAGACATTGCCACGATCTAATATTTGTCTGATACAAACCCCCCAAGTTTTTAAGTTTGATTTGATATATAAAGGATATGAAATGTTTAAGAATGAGTTATTTACAGATGACCTTCAGTATGTTGAGTTGATGGGTATAAAGCCTAAGATAATTGAAAATAGTAGCGTAAATTTCAAAATAACCACAAAAGAAGATCTGTTGATTGCGGAGGCTGTTGTAGAAAAGGGGTATTGGTAG
- a CDS encoding Asp23/Gls24 family envelope stress response protein has translation MYALVGPSGTGKSYKAIVVAKMLGASAIIDDGILVYNSKLVAGKSAKKEPTYLASVRRALFMEDDHANEVKKAIKDLNIDSILILATSKQMAQMIAKRLELGSIERFVDIKEVSSDLEIKKAITMRNKEGKHVVPVPTFEIKKDFSGLLIYPLKLFKRINLNDYIVAEKTIVRPTFSYLGEYTISENVLIAYVRRVLKKSKDIAKILSIDLAIKNNLLYIKIEVILKFGCNIKSVLEGIQREIKEEIEYYTSINVEYIHIIAKGVQV, from the coding sequence GTGTATGCTTTAGTTGGACCAAGTGGTACAGGTAAAAGCTACAAGGCAATAGTGGTTGCAAAGATGCTGGGAGCAAGCGCTATAATAGACGACGGCATTTTAGTTTACAACTCAAAGCTTGTTGCAGGAAAGTCTGCAAAGAAAGAACCTACATATTTGGCTTCGGTCAGGAGAGCACTTTTTATGGAAGATGATCATGCAAATGAGGTAAAAAAGGCCATAAAAGATTTGAACATTGATTCTATTTTAATCTTAGCTACATCCAAACAGATGGCACAGATGATAGCTAAAAGATTAGAATTGGGAAGTATTGAAAGGTTTGTTGATATCAAAGAAGTTTCAAGCGACCTTGAGATAAAAAAAGCAATAACCATGCGAAATAAAGAAGGAAAACACGTTGTACCTGTTCCAACTTTTGAAATAAAAAAGGACTTTTCGGGTTTGCTGATATATCCTTTAAAGCTTTTTAAGAGAATTAACCTCAATGATTATATTGTTGCCGAAAAAACTATAGTAAGACCTACCTTTAGCTATTTGGGTGAATATACTATTTCAGAAAATGTCTTGATTGCATATGTTCGCAGAGTACTCAAGAAAAGCAAGGATATTGCCAAAATACTTTCAATTGACCTTGCTATCAAGAATAATCTGTTGTATATAAAGATTGAGGTTATATTAAAATTTGGTTGCAACATAAAATCTGTACTTGAAGGAATACAGAGAGAGATAAAAGAGGAGATAGAATATTATACCTCAATAAATGTAGAGTATATTCACATCATTGCAAAAGGAGTACAAGTGTAA
- a CDS encoding DUF6062 family protein codes for MGNEKIYMIPVNDAFSINCECAFCYLENNFEKQCIEIVLGESVMEVDARIETNKKGFCRRHFHMLLEQKNKLPYGLILETHLNEIKKHLENLIYSNFSESNLQQKEGFIKKLFGNQNLNKNKLTDIIQYLENLSSKCVICERIQSRMKNYFEVFFFMWKNQKEFQQKVLSSKGFCLHHFNELLKYSIDHLSGKEFNNFVEKICKIELDNLSRIYTNVCDFNKQFDYRNANNTVTEEIRNSLLNATEKLGKYK; via the coding sequence ATGGGAAACGAAAAGATATATATGATTCCTGTCAACGACGCTTTTTCAATAAATTGCGAATGTGCTTTTTGTTACCTTGAAAACAATTTCGAAAAACAATGTATTGAAATTGTGCTTGGTGAAAGTGTTATGGAGGTTGATGCAAGAATAGAGACAAACAAAAAAGGGTTTTGCAGAAGGCATTTTCACATGCTGCTTGAACAAAAAAATAAACTTCCTTACGGACTTATATTGGAAACTCACCTCAATGAGATAAAAAAACATCTTGAAAATCTTATATATTCCAATTTTTCAGAATCAAACTTGCAACAAAAAGAAGGGTTCATCAAAAAACTTTTTGGCAATCAAAATTTGAACAAAAACAAATTGACAGATATAATCCAATACTTAGAAAACCTCTCTTCCAAGTGCGTTATCTGTGAAAGGATTCAATCAAGGATGAAAAATTATTTTGAAGTATTCTTTTTCATGTGGAAAAACCAGAAAGAATTTCAGCAAAAAGTTCTTTCTTCAAAAGGATTTTGCTTACATCACTTTAATGAACTTTTGAAATATTCTATAGACCACTTGTCTGGAAAAGAATTTAATAACTTTGTCGAAAAAATTTGTAAAATTGAACTTGACAATCTTTCTCGAATCTATACAAACGTCTGTGACTTCAACAAACAGTTTGATTATAGAAACGCAAATAATACTGTTACTGAAGAGATAAGAAACTCGCTTTTGAATGCCACTGAAAAACTTGGAAAATACAAGTAA
- a CDS encoding ATP-binding protein: MKLTPDKLKKNVDLSSFDFKTTSEIEPLTTIIGQERAKRAFEFGLSVTTKGYNIYMCGPTGTGKTSFAENYLKEIAKNRPVPNDWVYVYNFVNPDSPIAISLPKGMGKVFKKDMADFLEFVINDLKKVFNSEEYENDKNNIYNEYQEKRTQLLDSLAEEARKYDFEIKYTPSGVYFIPIVNGRAISEEEYPELEKTIRDEIERKVKKLQLETQEVLKKIKILEKELKERIKELQKRIAVFTISHYVYEIRSKYKDNTKILDYIDNVTDDIIDNLEEFLDKEEEDTPLPLQFASYKKMSRLDRYKVNVIVDNSELEGAPVVYEINPTYYNLIGKIEYDNEMGNILVTDYTKIKAGAIHRANGGYLILQAKDLLSYPQAWEALKRVLKTGQIYIENLKDIYGLFITPSLKPEPIPVDLKVILIGSEYIYNILYTYDEDFKKLFKIKADFDIEMDYNQDNLYKMIQFISSFCKKENALPFSKDAVEKVIEYSCRLVENQEKLSTRFNEIVEILAEANTWAELEKSKVVKKEHVSKAICEKEFRSAKYEEKINQMIEEGTILVDVDGYKPGQINALAILDVGDYIFGKPSLITVTTSSGRSGIINIEREVQMSGKTHSKGILIISGYISQLFAQDMPLALNATICFEQLYSGIEGDSASAAELCALLSALSDVPIYQGIAITGSVNQKGVIQPVGGVTKKIEGFYYVCKKKGLNGKQGVIIPHQNIKNLVLCDEIVEKVENGDFHIWAVKTIDEAVEILTGKKFEEVILLARQKLKRYLDNLVSLSDKKDE; this comes from the coding sequence ATGAAACTTACACCAGATAAATTAAAAAAGAATGTAGATTTGTCTAGTTTTGATTTTAAAACAACAAGCGAAATAGAACCTTTGACCACAATAATTGGTCAAGAAAGAGCTAAAAGAGCTTTTGAATTTGGGCTGAGTGTTACCACAAAAGGATACAACATTTACATGTGTGGTCCCACAGGTACAGGTAAGACAAGCTTTGCTGAAAATTATTTAAAGGAGATAGCAAAAAACAGACCTGTTCCGAACGACTGGGTTTATGTTTATAATTTTGTCAATCCTGACTCACCTATTGCAATATCTCTGCCAAAAGGAATGGGTAAAGTTTTCAAAAAGGATATGGCAGATTTTCTTGAGTTTGTAATTAATGATTTGAAGAAGGTTTTTAACAGCGAGGAATATGAAAATGATAAAAATAATATCTACAATGAGTATCAAGAAAAGAGGACACAGCTTTTAGATAGTTTAGCTGAAGAAGCAAGGAAATATGATTTTGAGATAAAGTATACTCCAAGTGGGGTATATTTTATTCCTATTGTAAATGGTAGGGCTATTTCAGAAGAGGAATATCCTGAGCTGGAAAAGACTATTAGAGATGAGATAGAAAGAAAGGTTAAAAAACTTCAACTTGAGACTCAAGAAGTTTTAAAGAAGATAAAGATTCTTGAAAAAGAGTTGAAAGAAAGAATAAAAGAATTACAAAAGAGAATAGCCGTTTTCACGATAAGTCATTATGTATATGAAATCAGAAGCAAGTATAAAGATAACACAAAAATTTTGGACTATATTGATAATGTAACAGATGACATAATTGACAATCTTGAAGAATTTTTAGATAAAGAAGAAGAGGATACACCTCTTCCTCTGCAATTTGCTTCTTACAAAAAGATGTCAAGACTTGATAGATATAAGGTCAATGTTATTGTTGATAATTCAGAATTAGAAGGGGCACCCGTTGTTTATGAAATAAACCCGACCTATTACAATCTTATAGGTAAAATTGAATACGATAATGAGATGGGCAATATCCTTGTTACAGACTACACAAAAATCAAGGCGGGAGCGATTCACAGGGCAAACGGAGGATATCTTATCCTTCAGGCAAAAGATTTACTGAGCTATCCACAGGCATGGGAAGCTTTGAAAAGAGTACTAAAAACAGGTCAGATATACATTGAAAATCTAAAGGATATCTATGGACTATTTATAACTCCTTCCTTAAAACCAGAACCTATACCAGTTGATTTAAAGGTTATTTTAATTGGCAGTGAGTATATTTATAACATCTTATACACATACGATGAAGATTTTAAAAAGCTTTTCAAGATTAAAGCTGATTTTGACATAGAAATGGATTACAATCAAGATAATCTTTACAAGATGATCCAGTTTATTAGTTCATTTTGTAAAAAAGAAAATGCATTGCCATTTTCCAAGGATGCTGTTGAGAAAGTGATTGAATATTCCTGCAGACTTGTTGAGAACCAGGAAAAGCTTTCAACGCGATTTAATGAAATTGTTGAGATATTGGCAGAAGCTAACACCTGGGCTGAACTGGAAAAGAGCAAAGTGGTGAAGAAAGAACATGTGAGCAAAGCAATTTGCGAAAAAGAATTTAGAAGTGCAAAATATGAAGAAAAGATAAACCAGATGATTGAGGAAGGTACTATTTTAGTTGATGTGGATGGCTACAAGCCTGGGCAAATCAATGCACTTGCAATTCTGGATGTTGGAGACTATATTTTTGGCAAACCTTCTTTAATAACAGTTACCACAAGTAGCGGAAGAAGTGGTATAATAAATATTGAACGTGAAGTACAAATGTCTGGAAAAACTCATAGCAAAGGCATTTTGATTATCTCAGGGTATATTTCCCAGCTGTTTGCCCAAGATATGCCACTTGCATTAAACGCCACTATATGCTTTGAACAGTTATATTCTGGCATTGAAGGGGATTCTGCATCCGCAGCTGAACTTTGTGCACTGCTTTCAGCTTTGAGTGATGTGCCCATCTATCAGGGAATAGCAATAACAGGTTCTGTAAACCAAAAGGGAGTGATTCAGCCTGTTGGTGGCGTGACAAAAAAGATAGAAGGTTTTTATTATGTTTGCAAGAAAAAGGGTTTAAATGGCAAGCAGGGTGTTATAATCCCACATCAAAATATAAAAAATTTGGTATTGTGTGACGAGATAGTAGAAAAAGTTGAGAATGGAGATTTTCACATCTGGGCAGTAAAAACAATCGATGAAGCTGTTGAGATTTTGACAGGCAAAAAGTTTGAAGAAGTGATACTTTTGGCAAGACAAAAGCTAAAAAGATACTTAGATAATTTGGTAAGTCTTAGTGATAAAAAAGATGAGTAA
- a CDS encoding nitroreductase family protein: protein MSMDMLEVLKSRRSIRKYKKNMAISKEVIEKIIDAARFAPTARGNEGWEFVVVTDEEIKKQIAQKARYGRFIEDASCCVAVLYEKDFEYILEDMSAATTYILVAAKALGLGSCWVASYKKEHSEDVKKLLNVPDNLELCALIAIGYADEEPVRNKKPLSSILHWNKYQRK, encoded by the coding sequence GTGTCTATGGATATGTTAGAAGTTTTAAAGTCTCGAAGAAGTATCAGGAAATACAAAAAGAATATGGCTATTAGCAAAGAAGTTATTGAAAAGATAATTGATGCTGCAAGATTTGCACCTACTGCAAGAGGAAATGAAGGTTGGGAATTTGTGGTGGTGACAGATGAGGAGATTAAAAAACAAATTGCTCAAAAGGCTCGATATGGCAGATTCATAGAAGATGCTTCATGCTGTGTTGCTGTGCTTTATGAGAAAGATTTCGAATATATTTTAGAAGATATGTCAGCAGCAACAACATATATTTTAGTGGCTGCAAAAGCTTTAGGGCTTGGGAGTTGTTGGGTTGCAAGCTATAAAAAGGAGCATTCAGAAGATGTCAAGAAGCTGCTAAACGTTCCAGACAATTTAGAACTTTGTGCCCTCATTGCAATAGGTTATGCTGATGAAGAACCTGTAAGAAACAAAAAGCCCCTATCTTCAATACTTCACTGGAATAAGTACCAAAGAAAATAA
- a CDS encoding secondary thiamine-phosphate synthase enzyme YjbQ → MFREIEIRTKDRVDFVDITSKLKEIVRQSNIEEGLMTVFVPHTTAGITINEHADPSVVNDIKKQLEKLVPANNGYSHSEGNSDAHIKASLIGSSVNIIIRNGEMMLGTWQGVFFCEFDGPRRRKIYVYIK, encoded by the coding sequence TTGTTTAGGGAAATTGAGATAAGAACAAAAGATAGAGTAGATTTTGTTGATATTACAAGTAAATTAAAAGAAATTGTTAGACAGTCTAATATCGAAGAAGGACTCATGACAGTATTTGTTCCACATACAACTGCAGGTATTACAATCAATGAGCATGCTGACCCGTCGGTTGTAAATGATATAAAAAAACAACTTGAAAAGTTAGTGCCAGCAAATAATGGCTATAGTCACAGTGAGGGGAATTCTGATGCGCATATAAAGGCAAGCTTGATAGGTTCATCTGTTAACATTATAATTCGAAACGGTGAGATGATGCTTGGTACATGGCAAGGTGTGTTCTTTTGTGAGTTTGATGGTCCAAGGAGAAGAAAAATATATGTGTATATAAAATAA
- a CDS encoding TetR/AcrR family transcriptional regulator — translation MRKSEDTKNRIIQSAIKLISQNGYAATTTAQIAKDAGISEATLFKYFKDKENLLHKVVSVALTQILGSVVLSPLKENIEKNKDLKVSEFLRSIINERLEMLDKNIDLFKIVLIEIQYNDSLKNEVIKNMVPKTCEAKGLIERILIRKGNISKEMAKGISRMMIGTLLTFLFQKYILGIETTSDEIKEEIENVLNVIKKSIGEE, via the coding sequence TTGAGGAAAAGTGAAGATACTAAGAACAGAATAATTCAATCAGCCATAAAGTTGATTTCACAAAATGGTTATGCTGCCACAACAACAGCACAAATAGCAAAAGATGCAGGGATTTCTGAAGCTACACTATTTAAGTATTTTAAAGATAAGGAGAATTTACTTCACAAAGTTGTAAGTGTTGCCCTGACACAAATCTTAGGTTCTGTTGTTCTTTCTCCTCTTAAAGAAAATATCGAAAAGAACAAGGATTTAAAAGTTTCTGAATTTTTGAGGTCTATAATAAATGAAAGACTTGAAATGCTGGACAAAAACATTGACCTTTTTAAGATTGTTCTAATAGAGATTCAGTATAATGACTCCCTCAAAAATGAGGTTATAAAAAATATGGTACCTAAAACCTGTGAGGCAAAGGGTTTGATTGAGAGGATACTAATACGAAAAGGAAATATTTCAAAAGAGATGGCGAAAGGCATTTCAAGAATGATGATAGGCACTCTTCTTACTTTTTTATTCCAAAAATATATTCTGGGCATTGAGACAACAAGTGATGAGATTAAAGAGGAGATAGAAAATGTATTAAATGTGATAAAAAAGTCTATTGGGGAGGAGTAA